A genomic window from Dermacentor silvarum isolate Dsil-2018 chromosome 9, BIME_Dsil_1.4, whole genome shotgun sequence includes:
- the LOC125939864 gene encoding neurotensin receptor type 1-like has protein sequence MDAEDGAGGAPDTGGIVGAVAAAIINHTSDALAECNGTPPTSAPLSVSSRRHDRALAQASSPSVAIQALDVLNAAYMPAIIYLGLIGNVLSLVTFLGTKLRSRTSSLYMGALAVSDSGFLIILSFAWLNEQGINVYQHGLCLVTVFLSSAFACWSVWLTVSFTAERFVAVRYPLWKLRASSPTRRPRLVIGATALLSVTLNAPLLAFVRVTGGEFAECSPHPEYESALYVLNILDTVLTFIIPFLLITVMNFMIARAIYFFYVRYKRQRLTAEGHQDCREASLSSPARLNADSAVSRDGTMTATSGGGIAHATQISVTRMLLLVSTVFILLNLPSYVMRIYVFLLSLGHSPLADPEINSLPYVLQRYFMLLYYTNFAINFVLYNASSRMFRATLCDYMQGRWMALRESMAALRSSFGHQSSTSHNEDTII, from the exons ATGGACGCCGAAGATGGTGCGGGAGGTGCGCCCGACACCGGCGGTATCGTAGGCGCCGTCGCGGCGGCTATCATCAACCACACGTCAGACGCTCTCGCCGAGTGCAACGGCACGCCTCCAACTTCGGCGCCGCTGTCCGTCTCCTCGAGACGCCACGACCGCGCCTTGGCACAGGCGTCTTCACCGTCGGTGGCCATTCAGGCGCTGGACGTGCTCAACGCGGCCTACATGCCCGCCATCATCTACCTGGGACTGATCGGCAACGTGCTGTCCCTGGTCACGTTCCTTGGCACCAAGCTCAGGAGCCGAACGTCGAGCCTGTACATGGGGGCGCTGGCCGTCTCGGACTCGGGATTCCTCATCATCCTGTCGTTCGCCTGGCTCAACGAACAAGGCATCAAC GTGTACCAGCACGGTCTCTGCCTGGTCACCGTGTTCCTGTCGTCGGCGTTCGCCTGCTGGTCCGTATGGCTGACGGTGAGCTTCACGGCCGAGCGCTTCGTGGCCGTGCGCTACCCGCTCTGGAAGCTGCGGGCCAGCTCGCCCACTCGGCGTCCCCGTCTCGTCATCGGCGCCACGGCGTTGCTCAGCGTCACGCTCAACGCGCCCCTGCTGGCATTCGTGCGCGTCACGGGTGGCGAGTTCGCCGAGTGCAGCCCTCACCCCGAGTACGAGAG TGCGCTCTACGTTCTGAATATCCTGGACACGGTGCTCACCTTCATCATTCCCTTCCTACTCATCACTGTCATGAATTTCATGATTGCCCGGGCCATATACTTTTTCTACGTTCGCTACAAGAGACAACGCCTCACAGCGGAGGGCCATCAGGATTGCCGTGAAGCATCCC TTTCTTCACCGGCACGACTCAACGCAGACTCGGCTGTGTCAAGAGATGGCACGATGACCGCGACCAGCGGCGGGGGCATTGCCCACGCTACCCAGATAAGCGTGACCCGGATGCTGCTCCTGGTGTCCACGGTCTTCATCCTGCTCAACCTGCCCAGCTACGTCATGAGGATCTACGTGTTCCTGCTGTCGCTGGGACACTCGCCCCTTGCCGACCCTGAAATCAACTCGCTGCCCTACGTGTTGCAGAGATACTTCATGCTCCTCTACTACACCAACTTCGCCATCAACTTCGTCCTCTACAACGCGAGCTCTCGAATGTTTCGCGCCACGCTGTGCGACTACATGCAGGGCCGCTGGATGGCGCTGCGCGAGTCCATGGCAGCGCTACGATCGAGCTTCGGCCACCAATCTTCGACGAGTCACAACGAAGACACGATAATTTGA